A single Amblyraja radiata isolate CabotCenter1 unplaced genomic scaffold, sAmbRad1.1.pri S157, whole genome shotgun sequence DNA region contains:
- the LOC116969319 gene encoding solute carrier family 22 member 6-like, producing the protein MGLVSTMARFGSMMAPIIRMSGDYVPILPHTIYGGMAVAAGITAAFLLETRNVALPETIEDVEKSGKKRTKETEAEKEEVPLQEARESLMKQTV; encoded by the exons ATGGGGCTTGTGAGCACTATGGCTCGCTTCGGGTCAATGATGGCGCCCATCATCAGGATGAGCGGTGACTACGTCCCCATTCTGCCACACACCATCTACGGAGGGATGGCCGTGGCCGCCGGGATCACAGCCGCCTTCCTCCTGGAAACTCGGAATGTCGCCCTCCCCGAGACCATCGAGGATGTGGAGAAAAG TGGGAAGAAAAGGACAAAAGAGACGGAGGCTGAGAAGGAGGAGGTTCCACTGCAGGAAGCCCGCGAGTCTCTAATGAAACAGACCGTCTAA